The Mycoplasmopsis columbinasalis genomic interval ATTACAATTGCAACGGCAATTCAAATCAATCAGTCATAGTTTGAACCAATAATTCAGGCAGGTTGTCCTAAAATTGCCCCAATACCATCTTGTAAAGGTAAAATGACATAAAAAGGCAAGAAGAAGTGTGTAATTGGTAAATAAACAAATGTAATAAAGTTTTTTGACACCTTAAAAGCCAACTCGCCATTAAAGTGTCTAATTCATCCAATGATAGATAAGTTATCTTTTTTGCCTACACTAGCAATATCGATTAAAGCAATTCCCGTTGCAATAACCGCAAGTGAAGCGATGATTCACGAAACAATAGCAAGTATAAAACTGTTTTGCGAGTTGTTAAGTACACTAGCCGATTTGAAGAAGATACCCGCGCCAACCGAAGTACCAATAACAATCAAAATTGCTGAAAAGAATGAAAGTTTTTTTGTTTTTTAACTTTTATGGTTCTTTGTTCTTTAGTTACCTTAACTTTCTCTTTTTTAACCTTGGCTACTGTAACTTCAGCTTTTTTAGCAACTTTTTCTTTTTTCGTCTTAACTTTTTCTACTTTTGGTTCTTTAGCAGGTTTAGTTAGTTTAGGCATTTTTGGTAATTTAGGTGGTTTTACTGGCTTTACTTTTTTTGCCTTAGCTTTTACTTCAGTGCTTTGCGTTTCTTGAGCTTCAGTATTCATATGCTTCTCCTTTCTATTAGATAAATTTCTTTAAAATATGTATAAATAATATAAATAATATCAATATATATAAATATTTAAATTAAATGTCTCGAAAATTTCAAAAAACAAGACCTCAGTTTTTGTTGTTTAATGTTTAAGTTAAATCTTTTTCAACTTAAAATAATTTTAAAATCGAAATTTTTAAACAATCTTTTCTAAATTTATTTTTGCTAATACATCTATTTAATAGATGTTTTTGAAAAATTTATAAATTTTGTTACTTAAAAGAAACTATTTTTTCAATTACACTTTATGTTGAAAAGTAAGACTAGCAAAATTTAGTACTTTTAGAAAAAAATGGTGAATTTTAGTCTTTTTGCAAAAACTTTTAAAATTTTCATATAGTTATTTTATTATTTACTAATAACTAAGAAAAAATTGCTGCAAACTTAATTTCAGAAACAGCAGTTTAAGTTAATAAGTTCTTTTAATAAGATAAAGTTGATTAATATTAAATTTTTCTTTGTTAAAAAATAAAAATTTAATCTCATTATTTCCCTAAAAGACTATAATATAGATATATTGGACAAATCAGTAAAATTGGAAAGGCTTTTATGACTAAGAAAGAATTTATTACTGAGGTTGCAAAAAAACTCGGCAAACCAGTAAGAACTGTGGATCAGTTTTTTGAAGCATTTTTATTCGTTTTGAAAGAACAGCTTATTGCTGAAGAAAAAGTGCTTCTTTCACATTTAGGTATTTTTGAAACAAAGTATAAAAGCGGTTTAAGAAAACTTAATCCTTTTACAAATGAAGTAATTGATGTGCCACAAAAACGTGTTGTTAAATTCACTCCTTCAAAATACCTAAAAGATATTGTTAATTTCTAAAATATTTATTTTCAATAATTGGCAAAAAATCTATGATTCCAGGAAAAAGCAGGTCAAGTTTAAAACCTGTTTTTTTAATTTCATTATAATGAATTGCTTTTCCCTCAAATTTCAAAAAGTCAGCAAAATCAAGAAAATAAAATTCATTCGCGCATCCAAAAAATAACAAATAAAAAACTACACCATTAACATTGTGAATTTTTTGTAAATAATTGATTTGGTGCTTTTTAAAATTAGCTTTTTCGATTACGTTACTTTCCGTAGTTTTAGCTTCAAATGCCACAAATTTACCTCGAAAACAACCAATGTAATCAACAGTACTTTTGCGATAAATGTGAGCGCTTTGTAAATTGCTTTCATTGTCAACGCCTTTAAATTTTATCGGCACAATTTGCTTTTCAATAAAAGCTAAATTATTGTTTTCATAATAATGCAGTGTTCTATTAATAATACTTTCCAACAGCATTCCACGATTTTTACTAAACATAAATTTTATTATCTTCTTTTCGGGACAAAAAAACTCAGTAAAGAAGTTTCATTTTTGTTTCACTTGCAAGTTTTTTTCAAAAACAATTTAGCGAATACTACTATGTTATAGAAATATTTAAATAATAAAATTTCATAATTATCAGTTAAGGAGTTAATTTGCTAAATTTCATTACTTTCGTTTTTTCTTTTTAATATATAATTCTAAATATTTATTTGTATTAGTATTCATAAACTATTTAATGAAAGGAAAAAATGGGCAAAAGAAAAGAATCTTTCTTTGAACGTTTAACCAAAAAAAATGCACAACAAGATAGTGTGCAAGTTAAACCAAGAAAAAGAAAAGCAAAAAGATTTATTTGACTTGGTGCTGGCCTTACAACAGTAGTTGCAACTGGAATTACAGTTCCTATTGTTGTAACCACTACCAAAACAACTTATGTTGATCCCTTGTCAGAAAATACTGTCTACTATAAATTTTCAGACCCAAGTGGTGCATACAATAACTTCACAATTGGTTCGATTGAAAAGTCATTAAAAAATACTGAAACTCAACAAAACGAAGCGCAACTAAACGAAGTTTATCGTTACGCGATTTACTATCTTTATGAACAAGAAGCAAAGGCATCTGTTGAGTACCAACGTTTATACAACGCTTCACGTGCAAGCACAGAAGAAGAAGTTAACAACCTTAGACTTAAAAGTTTGGACGAATTAAGAACTCAGTACAGAAATGAAATCGAAGATTTAAAAGAAAACACGATCAAGAAATTTGGTATTAGTAACTGAGAAACTGAATTTAACAAAATTTTGGTTGAAAATTACGGTAATGCAAAAACTATTGAAGAAGCAGTTGAAAATAAAGTTTATCAAGCAATTCAAAACGATGCTTTGCGTAGATTTAGACTTAATACCAATAGTGTCAAGACCTTAGTAGACCGTGTTGCAATAAATGATATTTACAAAACTGACGAAAATGGTGAAATTGATTCGTCAAGAATTTTAGTTCGCCGTGGCGAAAAGGTCTTTCCATGACTTAAAGAAATTACGCAAGAACAACTAGATGCAGCAACTGGCGAAATCGATGGCAACTACTTCAAGTATAACGATGACTATATGGGTTTTATGACCGATAGTTTTGTTGAATCAGAAAGAAATGCGAATAAATTCTTAGAATATTACTTAAACAATGATGATCCTTTCATTTTTACACAATTTACTCTGCCAGGAGTAGCTAAAGTTAAAAACACTGACACTTGAAAAGTTGACAGAAGTGCTTTTAAATTCTTAATTTACGCATGACCAGTTGAAAGATATCTTGATGACGAAACAACCAGAGAACTTGCTAACACACTTAACTTTAGTTTTGACATGGTACAAAAATACTTTAAACCATTGAAAACTTATCTTGATCAATTACAAAACACAGTTACTAACTCAGAAACTTTACCAACAAATCTTGCTATCTATAATGATGTTTTACAATACATTGCAACTGACTCAACCGAAATTAAAAACAACTTTGGTTCTCCAGGTCTTAATTCACTCACTAGTTTATTAACCGCCAGCGAAACTACACAAAACGGTTTCTTGGCGCCAAAATTAAAAGCAGCACTTTATCCAAACTCACCTATGCAACCTGATTCTGCGGAAAGAGAAGTTGATTACTTTGGCAAACTTAGAGAAATTGCGCTAAATGTGTACAAAAAAGCTTGAGAGAAAAAATACGCTGACGATTTAAGCAACCACCCAGTGCCAAGTGCGCTTCCTAAATTCGAAGACTCAACTTCTGATGCAGATAAGAAAAAAATCGTAACTGAATACAACGAATTACTTAAAAATGCGTTAGAAGCAAATAATTCAACCAATAAACTTGCACTTACTGATGAAGAATTTGACGAATTAGTGACGCAACCACTTGCTGCTTTATTCCAAAAACAAGATGCTACCGAAGAAAGTAAAAAAGAACAAATTTCAACTTTCTACAAACTCAAAGATCTTGACGGTGCACAAATAATGTTAACTTCGACCGGTACAACGCTCATTTACCCAACTCAACTTGAAGGCGAAACAAACGCATTAGTTAAAGACTTGTTCAAAATGATTCTTAGTGACTTTATTGTTGAGAAAAAATATAGCACGCTCAGTAACTCAATTAAATACAACGTCTTAAAACAAATTAACCAAACTTTAAGTCAAAGAAATTATGTGCTTAACACTGTGTTACAGAATGCAGACTTCCACCAATTCCTTAAATCAAAAGTTAATAGTTATGCGCTTGATGACAATGGTAACACCTTAGCGAATACTAATTACACACAAGCAGTAATTGACGATGTTAATAACTTGAATAAGAAAATGATGCAGGCTTCAATTAATGCAAAAGCACTTGCAATTACTAAAAATGTTGATGCTTGAATGACACAACGTGCCAAAGATGGTGCTGACGACCGCTTTGAACAAAGCAACGGCTTAACATACATTACCACTCACACTGAAACTAACCCAGATGGTTCAAGAAAAACAGCTGGTCAAATCATTAATGATGTGTTAAAAGAGCTCTTAGTAACTTTTAAAGAAAGATAGAAACGGAGTACTACAACAATGAAAAAACTTTGAAAATTTTCTGCTCTTGCTGCCACAGCAGCTCTACCAGTGGTTGCAGTTTCATGTGGTAACACCGTTGACACCATCGCAAAGTTACAACAAGACGAATTGTTAAAAAAAGCCGAAGTAGCAACTTTAATTGAACAAAATTGACTTAAAGGTCTCATTCAAGAACTCTACAAACCAACTAATACAACTATGACGCAAGCAGAACTCAACGAAGCGTTTGAAGTTGAACCTGAAAAATACAGTGAAACTTTATTTAATGATGCTTACAAGGCGTTTCGTTTCTATGCTGAAAAACAACTTGCAACTAACACTTACTTTTTCCAAGAACTTAATAACACTTTAATTTCAAAGGGTAATGTCAACCCAACCGATGCAAGCACCTTAGCTGACAAAACACAAAGTTTACTCACACCATCAGAAAACGTGTTTAGAATTTACTGAAAAACACCGGAATCAAATGTGCGTTTCGAAATATTGAAAATGTTAGCTGTGTACAAATATTTCAGTGTGTCTGACCTTGAAACCTTAAATAAAATGTCAAAAGACACAGAAAAAATTACTTGAGTAGTGACAGCGAGCCCAAAATATAGTTTGACTAATTACTTTTTAAATAAATACGCCTTAACCAAGCGTATGGTGCAAATTTGAGAAAAAACCACCACCGACCCAGGCACACCTGATGATTTCTTTATTCAAAAAACTGGTAACATTTCTGGACCGGTGACTTTCAACGAATACTTTAAAGATACCGATGCTTACCAAAAACAACTTACACCACAAAGTGTTAACTTGTTAGTTAGCGATTCAAGTGCACCTGACACCAAACTTGTTGGTTATGTTGGTTTCCGCACAAATGTAAGTGACTATGGTTTAAACTGAGACTACGAACAACTCAAAAATGTTACTGCCGACTCGCAAAATAAAGCCTTCTTAACTCGTGGTTACTACGATCCTAACCGTTCAACTTTAATTCAAATTTCAAACGATCCTGACAAAGGTTATACTTCATACAACCCTTACGTTAAAGATAAAACCACAAACACTACAACGGTAAAAATTGCTTACCTTAACCAAATTGTGCCACTAGCAGGTGTGGAACAAGCGCCAAAAACTTCAGAAGAAAATGCTGAATTAGGTGATGTAACAGTACTTTCTTTTGCCAACACCATTTTTAAAGACCAAATTGATAAATTGTCATACATTTACTACCAAAATGATGATGCACTTTTCAAAACAGCGCAAGAAGCATTTGTGCGCTTAGGTTACAAGATTCACATTAAAGAAAATGTAATTGGCACTTTACCTGAAGAAGTAAAAACAGCTCCATATGTTGAAATCGATAAGGAGTAATTATGAGTGATTTATTCTTAAAAATTATTAATCGTGAATTGCCAGCTGACATTCTTTATGAAGATGACAAATGTATAGCAATTTACGATAAATACCCATTTCGTCCTGGTCACTTCCTTGTGATTCCGAAAAAATGAAGTAAAAATATTACCGAAATGGATGATGACACCGCTGGTCACGTCTTCAACGTAGCTCGTAAATTGGGCAAACGCGAAGTGCTTGACAAGGGAATTCCTGGGTTTAAAGTTATTATTAACACTGGCGAAATGGCTGACCAAACCGTTTTCCACACTCACATTCATGTAATTCCGTTAAAAGAAAAAGCAGTCCCAATGAAATAACAAACTTAAAAAAAGTAAGTTCAAAGCAACTTACTTTTTTTAACGCTGCATTTTACCAATCTGCTTATGTTATAGTCCTAGCGACAAAATTTACTTTAAATTTTGTTTTAAATAACTATCTTTGCTTTTGATTCGTTCAAACTATCGCTTTTTAACAAATATGGCTATAACATAGCTTCAAACATAAATAAAATCAAATTTTTACAAAATTATTTTTTTAAAGCACAGTTTTTGTTATCATATAGCAACAAAATACTAGACATAAAGAGTTGTGGAGCTTAGTTAGCTATGAAGCATGCCAACCTGCTAAGTGTAAGGTGGATAACGAGAGATTGTAAATCTAACATGTGAATGTATTAACAACAGTTTCTTTCAAATCATTAATTCTTTATGTCTCATAATCAATCAAAGGAGAATTATGAAACATAAAATTTTATTTACTAGTGAATCAGTTGGACGGGGTCATCCTGATAAAATTTGTGACCAAATTTCTGATGCGATTCTGGATGAATTTCTCAAGCAAGATCCACATGCTCGTGTTGCAATTGAAACTATGGCAACAGGTAAAATGTATGTAATTGGTGGCGAAGTTGCATCCACTGTACAAGTAGATTATCTTAAAGTTGCTGAAAAAGTTGTCAAACAAGTTGGTCTTAACTGAGACACACAAGCACAACTTGAAAATTCAAAAAACTGCTTACCAATAGCAATTAATGTTGTCAAAGAACAAAGTCCTGATATTTCGCAAGGAGTATTACAAAAAGATGGCGAAATTGGTGCCGGTGACCAAGGCATTATGTTTGGTTATGCTACTAATGAGACAAAAGAATATATGCCTTTGGCTATTACCTTGGCACACAAAATTTTGTGTTTAGCTGAAGAATTACGAGCAAACAACAAATTTAAATGAGCTAGAAGCGATATGAAATCGCAAGTAACAGTTGATTACACCGATTCAAAACACCCTAAAATTGACACAGTTTTGGTTTCAATTCAACACACAGAAGATTTTGTTGAACAAGAATTTAAGGATTTTATTAAAACTGAAATTATTGCTAAGGTACTTCAAGAATATGGTTTTGGGTTACCAGAACGAATTTTAATTAACCCAACTGGTCGTTTTGTAATTGGTGGTTCTGAAGGAGACTGTGGTTTAACAGGACGTAAAATTATTGTTGATACTTACGGTGGTGCAGCAAGACATGGCGGTGGTGCTTTTAGCGGCAAAGATGCGACAAAAGTGGACCGTTCCGCTGCTTATGCTGCTAGATGAATTGCTAAAAATATCGTGGCAACTGGCATTGTTCCAAAACTTGAATTGCAAATTTCATATGCTATCGGCGTAGCAAAACCAACATCCATCGCAATTAACACTTTTGGGTTAGTTTCATCAGAAGTAGACGAAAAGATTTTGAGCGCAATCGATCAATTTTTCGACTTACGTCCAGCTGCTATTATTCGCGAGTTAGACTTGCGCAAACCAATTTATGGTAAAACAGCTTACTTTGGTCACTTCGGTAGAGATGATTTAGATTTACCTTGGGAAAGATTGAATAAAGTGAGTGAATTAAAAGCATTTTTCGGTTTATAATCAGCAGAAATAATTGCCTTTTGGGTAATTATTTTTTTGTATATTTAACTTATTTATAGTCTTAATTGGCAAATTTTAACTAAGAAAAAAGTGCTTTTATTTTAAAATTAATATTATTTTAATTAGAATCAACAAAATTAAAGGGTCGAATTTTAGTTAACAAATCAAATAGCAAACATTTAATTGTAAAAGATGTGAGGAGAAATTTATGGACGTAATTAATGTAAATACATTTAAGCCAGGCATTACTTTTGAAGACGGTGGTGAAATTTTTGTAGTACTTGAAGCACAGCACTCAAAACAAGGTCGTGGTCAAGCAAATGTGAAGGCAAAAGTTAAAAACTTAAGAACTGGCAGTACAACTATTAAAAGCTACACCGGTGGCGATAAAGTTGCCAAAGCACACATTGACAAAAGACCAATGAACTACTTATATAATGATGGTGAAAACATTGTTTTAATGGACAATGAAACTTATGAACAAATTGAAATTCCAGTAAGTCATGTGGAGTGAGAACTTAACTTTCTTAAAGAAGGCGCGCAAGTTAAAATTCGTAAGTATCAAGAAGAAGTGCTTGACATTGAACTCGAAGTTAATGTTGAACTTAAAGTTACTGAAGCCCCAGATGCTGTCAAAGGTAACACTACCACCAACCCACAAAAGAAAGTTGTTGTCGAAACAGGTTTCGAACTTGAAGCACCGATGTTTATTAAAGAAGGTGATGTTATTGTTGTTTCAAGTGAAACCGGTAAATACGTTGGTAAAGGAAAATAATTGTTATGAGTTATGTGACAGTAAATTATTCAATCAAGCAAGCATATACTGTTGTTGAATCAACTTTTTACCAATTCTTAGACCAACTTGTGGCAGATTTACCAGTGGTTGAGTTAGTTGGCAAACCAGAAATACTTTATAGCAAAAATAACGACAATGCTGGGTTTGTTATTGATCTTAAAATCAAACGCGGGCAAAATTTAGCAAACACATTGAATGAATTTACTAATGAATTCTATAAGAGATTTTATTCTCTATTAGAAATGAAGCCTTTAGCTTTAAAAATTTGTTTTTGCGGCTATTTTGATTAATAAAACAAGTTTTAATAAAAAAATCAGACCAAACTAGGTCTGATTTTTAGTTATAACCTTTAAAAAATACTTGGTCAATGTTGAATTTATTCTCCGAAAATTTAATCAATTCAATTTTTTCGACAGCGATGTAACCGAGTAAACTAAATTTCTGTCTGTCAGTTAATTTTACTTCAAGATTTTTTTCGTTTTGTTTGTACTGAATTTGGCGAGCGTGTAGAAAACCTAAAATTTGTTTGTTATCATTTAACTCTAAAATATAGTTATATTCAATATTTTTATTTTTCTCGGCAAGAATACCACTCTCAAGCACTTTGCCATCTTTTAAAATGGTGTAACTATCAATGTATTGTTCAAGTTCAAGCAAAATGTGACTCGAAATAAAGATAGTTTTCCCAGCTTGATTTAACTTTTTAATTAACTGATAAAAATCATTACGTGCAGTAGGATCTAAATTTGCAACGGGTTCATCCATGATTAAAATATCTGGATTACTAAGTAAAGCTTGCATTAACATTATTTTTTTCTTTTGTCCGGAAGACATTTGGCTTGGCGATTTATTAAATTCACTTGTGTTGAAGCCAAAGTCTGCGAGCAAGGCGTCGACTCTGCGAATAACATCTTTGCTAGGAATTTTAGAAATTCTCGCCATTGCAATTAAATATTCGCGAATAGTTAGTTGTTTAGGAAAAAGCGCAACTTCAGGAATGTAACCAATTGTTAATTTTGTTTTTTCTAATTGGGCAAGTTCCGAATTAATGAAAATTTTGCCAATATAATTAGAATAAAAGCCTAAAATCGACCGAATTGTTGTTGTTTTACCCGCGCCATTGTCGCCAATAAAACCGTGAAATTGACCTTTTTTGATAGTAAAACTTACATCATCCAAAGCATATTTATAAGTGCCAAATTTAACCTTAAAGGGCATAGTCAAGTGGTGAATTTGAATAGCAGCTTCCGCGTCAACAAGCGTATCTGCAGCCGCAAGTTCCTTTGCGCTTTTTATTTTCTGGCGATGCTTTTTTGCGTTTTCAAATCGGGTTTTTCAGTTTAAATAACAATTTTTGATTTTTTTCTTCATTTTATTCTTCTCACTCTAATTATAGTTTTTCCTTCTGGCGATGATTAAACCTATTGAACTCATTAAAGTAAAGAAAATCAGCGGTTTGACTACAAGTAGAATGTATGACTCTTCTTTTTCCTCGTGAATGCGAAATCTGGAAATATTGTTATCAGTTACAATTGGCAAAATGAAAGAATTTTGGTAGTATTTGAGCAAAGAACTGTTTGTGTCTACGCTATTTTTAATTGTTTGAAAATCAAAATTTAAATTATCAGTTTTTAATTGATTTAAAACAATCTTCATTGCTAATGAATTTAGAAAAGTTTTGTAAAAATTTTGCTTCAATTCATCAAATTTGGCTACGAACTGCGTTTTTTGGAATTCATCAATGCTATTTGTTGGGTCTTGCGTGAGTTTAGTTAAAAGCGTTTTAAAATTACCCAAACGACTCAACCCTGCTTCTGAAAAAACTAAGTCAGCAGTTTTTTGTGCCAATTCTTGTAATTCATTCGAATTCACTAAGTTCTCTAATAGTTTAAACAATTCTTCCGATGATACTACATTGTAGGTTTGTTGGTTAACTGTAACTGAGGAACTAAAACTTGTTTTGTCATACATTGTGCTTAAATCTTGTTTAAATTGACTGCTTTGAAATTCTAAAAGTTCATTAATTGAGTACAAAATATTTGTATAAGAAAGTAACAGATCAGTTAAAGAATAAGATCTAAGTAAAAGATCCCAAGTTCTAGATGTTGTGGAAGGAGTTAAATTATTTAACTCACTTAATGTTTTTCTAATCAGATCAAAGTTAAT includes:
- a CDS encoding HU family DNA-binding protein — its product is MTKKEFITEVAKKLGKPVRTVDQFFEAFLFVLKEQLIAEEKVLLSHLGIFETKYKSGLRKLNPFTNEVIDVPQKRVVKFTPSKYLKDIVNF
- the recU gene encoding Holliday junction resolvase RecU, whose translation is MFSKNRGMLLESIINRTLHYYENNNLAFIEKQIVPIKFKGVDNESNLQSAHIYRKSTVDYIGCFRGKFVAFEAKTTESNVIEKANFKKHQINYLQKIHNVNGVVFYLLFFGCANEFYFLDFADFLKFEGKAIHYNEIKKTGFKLDLLFPGIIDFLPIIENKYFRN
- a CDS encoding HinT-interacting membrane complex protein P80; this translates as MGKRKESFFERLTKKNAQQDSVQVKPRKRKAKRFIWLGAGLTTVVATGITVPIVVTTTKTTYVDPLSENTVYYKFSDPSGAYNNFTIGSIEKSLKNTETQQNEAQLNEVYRYAIYYLYEQEAKASVEYQRLYNASRASTEEEVNNLRLKSLDELRTQYRNEIEDLKENTIKKFGISNWETEFNKILVENYGNAKTIEEAVENKVYQAIQNDALRRFRLNTNSVKTLVDRVAINDIYKTDENGEIDSSRILVRRGEKVFPWLKEITQEQLDAATGEIDGNYFKYNDDYMGFMTDSFVESERNANKFLEYYLNNDDPFIFTQFTLPGVAKVKNTDTWKVDRSAFKFLIYAWPVERYLDDETTRELANTLNFSFDMVQKYFKPLKTYLDQLQNTVTNSETLPTNLAIYNDVLQYIATDSTEIKNNFGSPGLNSLTSLLTASETTQNGFLAPKLKAALYPNSPMQPDSAEREVDYFGKLREIALNVYKKAWEKKYADDLSNHPVPSALPKFEDSTSDADKKKIVTEYNELLKNALEANNSTNKLALTDEEFDELVTQPLAALFQKQDATEESKKEQISTFYKLKDLDGAQIMLTSTGTTLIYPTQLEGETNALVKDLFKMILSDFIVEKKYSTLSNSIKYNVLKQINQTLSQRNYVLNTVLQNADFHQFLKSKVNSYALDDNGNTLANTNYTQAVIDDVNNLNKKMMQASINAKALAITKNVDAWMTQRAKDGADDRFEQSNGLTYITTHTETNPDGSRKTAGQIINDVLKELLVTFKER
- a CDS encoding HinT-interacting membrane complex lipoprotein P60 codes for the protein MKKLWKFSALAATAALPVVAVSCGNTVDTIAKLQQDELLKKAEVATLIEQNWLKGLIQELYKPTNTTMTQAELNEAFEVEPEKYSETLFNDAYKAFRFYAEKQLATNTYFFQELNNTLISKGNVNPTDASTLADKTQSLLTPSENVFRIYWKTPESNVRFEILKMLAVYKYFSVSDLETLNKMSKDTEKITWVVTASPKYSLTNYFLNKYALTKRMVQIWEKTTTDPGTPDDFFIQKTGNISGPVTFNEYFKDTDAYQKQLTPQSVNLLVSDSSAPDTKLVGYVGFRTNVSDYGLNWDYEQLKNVTADSQNKAFLTRGYYDPNRSTLIQISNDPDKGYTSYNPYVKDKTTNTTTVKIAYLNQIVPLAGVEQAPKTSEENAELGDVTVLSFANTIFKDQIDKLSYIYYQNDDALFKTAQEAFVRLGYKIHIKENVIGTLPEEVKTAPYVEIDKE
- the hinT gene encoding histidine triad protein HinT is translated as MSDLFLKIINRELPADILYEDDKCIAIYDKYPFRPGHFLVIPKKWSKNITEMDDDTAGHVFNVARKLGKREVLDKGIPGFKVIINTGEMADQTVFHTHIHVIPLKEKAVPMK
- the metK gene encoding methionine adenosyltransferase, which codes for MKHKILFTSESVGRGHPDKICDQISDAILDEFLKQDPHARVAIETMATGKMYVIGGEVASTVQVDYLKVAEKVVKQVGLNWDTQAQLENSKNCLPIAINVVKEQSPDISQGVLQKDGEIGAGDQGIMFGYATNETKEYMPLAITLAHKILCLAEELRANNKFKWARSDMKSQVTVDYTDSKHPKIDTVLVSIQHTEDFVEQEFKDFIKTEIIAKVLQEYGFGLPERILINPTGRFVIGGSEGDCGLTGRKIIVDTYGGAARHGGGAFSGKDATKVDRSAAYAARWIAKNIVATGIVPKLELQISYAIGVAKPTSIAINTFGLVSSEVDEKILSAIDQFFDLRPAAIIRELDLRKPIYGKTAYFGHFGRDDLDLPWERLNKVSELKAFFGL
- the efp gene encoding elongation factor P, which translates into the protein MDVINVNTFKPGITFEDGGEIFVVLEAQHSKQGRGQANVKAKVKNLRTGSTTIKSYTGGDKVAKAHIDKRPMNYLYNDGENIVLMDNETYEQIEIPVSHVEWELNFLKEGAQVKIRKYQEEVLDIELEVNVELKVTEAPDAVKGNTTTNPQKKVVVETGFELEAPMFIKEGDVIVVSSETGKYVGKGK
- a CDS encoding MMB_0454 family protein, with the protein product MSYVTVNYSIKQAYTVVESTFYQFLDQLVADLPVVELVGKPEILYSKNNDNAGFVIDLKIKRGQNLANTLNEFTNEFYKRFYSLLEMKPLALKICFCGYFD
- a CDS encoding ABC transporter ATP-binding protein: MKKKIKNCYLNWKTRFENAKKHRQKIKSAKELAAADTLVDAEAAIQIHHLTMPFKVKFGTYKYALDDVSFTIKKGQFHGFIGDNGAGKTTTIRSILGFYSNYIGKIFINSELAQLEKTKLTIGYIPEVALFPKQLTIREYLIAMARISKIPSKDVIRRVDALLADFGFNTSEFNKSPSQMSSGQKKKIMLMQALLSNPDILIMDEPVANLDPTARNDFYQLIKKLNQAGKTIFISSHILLELEQYIDSYTILKDGKVLESGILAEKNKNIEYNYILELNDNKQILGFLHARQIQYKQNEKNLEVKLTDRQKFSLLGYIAVEKIELIKFSENKFNIDQVFFKGYN